In Cutaneotrichosporon cavernicola HIS019 DNA, chromosome: 1, one DNA window encodes the following:
- a CDS encoding uncharacterized protein (FMN-dependent dehydrogenase family protein), producing MNRLQCPDPRVVSIADLQREGTRKLGKMYGEYYNEGSMDLITLNDNSAAFDRVRLRPRVCVDVSAVDMSTECFGTQVSMPLGFSPAAFHALAHPSGEVGTSRAAAKAGINMVLSTYATASVSDVTAQGRGNAYGMQLSMVVDWDSNLHIVRNAERAGCRALVLTVDCACLGRRLNEYRNEFCLPPTLQLPNLPPGVDVHNPVAGNDPRSSYDNAFTWDKVKRLIASTSMPVYLKGILTAEDAILAANAGATGVIVSNHGGRQLDGALATFDALEGVANAVKGRIEVHLDGGIRRGSDIFKAIALGADHCWVGRVPIWGLAYDGEDGVSLGLKILRDELLITMSLCGCRTLKDIRRSHLARMQADGTWAALADFRRSELAVLRETEQVAKL from the exons ATGAACCGCCTACAATGCCCCGACCCACGGGTAGTCTCCATCGCCGACCTGCAGCGCGAAGGAACTAGGAAACTCGGCAAGATGTACGGCGAGTACTACAACGAGGGCTCGATGGACCTTATCAC GCTAAATGACAATTCGGCTGCTTTTGACCGCGTACGCCTGCGTCCGCGGGTATGTGTCGACGTCTCCGCGGTCGACATGAGCACCGAGTGTTTCGGGACCCAAGTGTCCATGCCGCTGGGTTTTTCGCCGGCCGCGTTTCATGCCCTCGCCCATCCCAGCGGCGAGGTTGGGACGTCGCGGGCAGCAGCCAAGGCCGGGATCAACATGGTCCTCTCGACTTACGCCACTGCTTCAGTCAGTGACGTGACGGCCCAAGGGAGGGGGAACGCGTACGGGATGCAGCTGAGCATGGTGGTGGACTGGGactccaacctccacatTGTGCGTAATGCCGAGCGGGCGGGATGTCGCGCCTTGGTCCTCACTGTCGACTGCGCGTGCCTCGGTCGCAGACTCAACGAGTACCGCAACGAGTTCTGTCTCCCCCCAACCTTGCAGTTACCCAACCTCCCGCCCGGGGTGGACGTACACAACCCCGTAGCTGGGAACGACCCGCGTTCGAGCTACGACAACGCCTTCACCTGGGACAAGGTCAAGCGTCTCATCGCGTCCACCTCCATGCCCGTCTATCTCAAAGGCA TTTtgacggccgaggacgcgatcCTGGCCGCCAATGCCGGGGCCACTGGAGTAATTGTTTCCAACCACGGGggccgccagctcgacggGGCGCTTGCGACGTTTGACGCGCTTGAAGGCGTCGCGAATGCCGTCAAGGGCCGGATCGAGGTGCACCTCGACGGTGGGATTCGGCGAGGCTCAGATATCTTCAAGGCTATCGCACTGGGTGCCGACCACTGCTGGGTTGGAAGGGTGCCCATCTGGGGTCTCGCGTatgatggcgaggacggggtATCTCTCGGCCTCAAGATCCTCCGCGACGAACTCCTCATTACGATGAGCCTGTGTGGGTGCCGCACCCTCAAGGATATTCGGAGGAGCCACCTTGCAAGGATGCAGGCGGACGGGACGTGGGCTGCGCTTGCTGATTTCCGGCGCTCCGAACTGGCAGTATTGCGCGAGACTGAACAAGTAGCCAAGCTTTAG
- the HQD2 gene encoding uncharacterized protein (Catechol dioxygenase N terminus), with amino-acid sequence MSNFDFSAYTDLVIKATGDKASPRVKEAMPILIRKVHEFLIEADVTTEEWLAACNLLVEAGQVSSDKRNEVVLVTDILGIESLVNTLDQTRSQRKGLPDNEDATFSAILGPFYRAGVPVQENGTTIIRQAEEGAPYTHLFGTIHDADGKPLPNALVDIWHDAPDGLYDAQTPEKPEYHCRGRFRTDENGRYDTVCLKPTPYPIPYDFSAGKLLKLLDRHPYRPAHIHFWIEAPGHRTLVTQIFDRQSDYLKDDSVFAVKDNLIVDFKPIPKDYQAPAGLENRMVHELQQDFHLQRA; translated from the exons ATGTCCAACTTTGACTTCTCTGCCTACACCGATCTTGT CATCAAGGCCACCGGTGACAAGGCCTCGCCCcgcgtcaaggaggcgaTGCCAATCCTCATCCGCAAAGTCCACGAGTTCCTTATCGAGGCGGACGTTACGACCGAGGAGTGGCTTGCTGCGTGCAaccttctcgtcgaggccggccAGGTGTCGAGCGACAAGCGTAACGAGGTTGTCCTTGTCACCGAcatcctcggcatcgagtCGCTTGTCAACACGCTCGACCAGACGCGTTCCCAGCGCAAGGGTCTCCCTGacaacgaggacgcgacTTTCTCGGCCATCCTCGGCCCATTCTACCGTGCTGGCGTTCCCGTGCAGGAGAACGGCACCACCATCATCCGCCAAGCCGAGGAGGGTGCCCCCTACACCCACTTGTTCGGCACCATCcatgacgccgacggcaagcCCTTGCccaacgccctcgtcgacatctGGCACGACGCGCCCGACGGGCTGTACGACGCCCAGACCCCCGAGAAGCCCGAGTACCACTGCCGCGGGCGCTTCCGCACCGACGAGAACGGGCGGTACGACACGGTCTGCCTCAAGCCCACCCCCTACCCGATCCCGTACGACTTCTCTGCgggcaagctcctcaagctgcTCGACCGCCACCCGTACCGTCCCGCTCACATCCACTTCTGGATCGAGGCCCCTGGCCACCGCACTCTGGTCACCCAGATCTTTGACCGCCAATCCGACTATCTCAAGGACGACTCTGTCTTTGCTGTCAAGGACAACCTCATTGTCGACTTTAAGCCCATCCCCAAGGACTACCAGGCGCCCGCTGGCCTGGAGAACCGCATGGTCCACGAGCTCCAGCAGGACTTCCACCTCCAGAGGGCTTAA